The following coding sequences are from one Macadamia integrifolia cultivar HAES 741 unplaced genomic scaffold, SCU_Mint_v3 scaffold1452, whole genome shotgun sequence window:
- the LOC122063778 gene encoding uncharacterized protein LOC122063778: MKILYWNIRGVRKAAGLCALRLLVKEHAPDVLCLAEPMVQVCKFPVIFFSRLGYAVDFIHNFRDDKVPNLWIIWKLGVSRPVVADLELSISALVPWSVMGDFNATLFSHEKRGPGKFNLGSAAEFQAMVDACELLSIPSQGKKFTWTNNRRRGHAVAVLDRSFCNGKWIDVFRNVKQRVLLSSVSDHAPLIVVSDDVQRPTNIPFRFHSFWMENDQFISVVEEAWKTLIGGNPIFVLAQKLKQVKENLKVWARANFPNLNDEVDKAKLELKKVQDMIEVAGMNDELFNREADAKTVLLKANQMYEKLWAEKAKLRWMKNGDCNSKIFHLSVKLRRLKNQITSLKKEDGTWVSDQQGISFYVSDFFEKFHEADEITVHNDLLENIPRVLEEEDVAGLEIVPSGDEIKQAVWDLDPVSSPGPDGFPGSFFRRCWTIVEGDFCRAVKKFFEEGRLPKGINNCFISLIPKVEGAASLDRFRPICMGNFYCKVISKILSSRLLVVLPKLISEEQGAFQQGKIISANISLASELSNLMHSSVRGGGMGLKLDVQKAVSILVNGGPVGFFGVGRGLRQGDPLSPFLFILAEEVLCRGLRSMVQNGLIKSLPGPRGVLTPSHLLFADDIFIFINASAQFVKNLKAFLDKYQIDGSLKTTYLSSSIWPGLKKVWRWVQSHEQWTVGNGQRINFWKDSWLGKKSIEEMYGSQLDIFDSMQAKVSDFICQDEWNFPQ, encoded by the exons ATGAAGATTCTGTATTGGAACATTCGGGGTGTTAGGAAGGCAGCAGGGTTGTGCGCTTTACGTCTACTGGTGAAGGAGCATGCCCCGGATGTGTTATGCTTGGCTGAACCCATGGTTCAGGTATGTAAATTTcctgttattttctttagtcggtTGGGGTATGCGGTggatttcattcataattttcgGGATGACAAAgtcccaaatttatggattatatgGAAGTTGGGGGTTTCGAGACCAGTTGTTGCAG ATTTGGAGTTGTCGATATCAGCTTTGGTTCCGTGGTCTGTGatgggggatttcaatgcaacccTGTTCTCgcatgagaaaagaggtccTGGTAAGTTTAATCTTGGATCAGCTGCTGAATTCCAGGCAATGGTTGATGCGTGTGAATTGCTTTCTATCCcttctcagggaaagaaattcacttggactAATAATCGTCGAAGGGGTCATGCAGTTGCAGTGTTGGATCGGAGTTTTTGTAATGGGAAGTGGATAGATGTGTTTAGAAATGTGAAGCAGCGTGTTTTGTTGTCTTCGGTATCAGATCATGCCCCTTTAATTGTTGTCTCTGATGATGTTCAAAGACCTACAAATATCCCCTTTAGATTCCATagcttttggatggaaaatgatcaatttatctCTGTGGTTGAGGAAGCTTGGAAAACTTTGATAGGGGGTAATCCAATTTTCGTTCTGGCACAAAAATTAAAGCAGGTCAAGGAGAATTTAAAGGTTTGGGCGAGGGCCAATTTTCCTAACCTGAATGATGAGGTCGATAAAGCAAAGCTGGAATTAAAGAAGGTTCAAGATATGATAGAGGTGGCTGGgatgaatgatgaattatttaACAGAGAGGCAGATGCAAAAACAGTATTATTGAAGGCCAACCAAATGTACGAGAAgttgtgggctgaaaaagctaaactgagatggatgaaaaatggaGATTGTAACTCGAAGATTTTTCATCTCTCCGTGAAGCTAAGGAGGTTGAAAAATCAGATCACCTCCctaaaaaaggaagatggaacTTGGGTTTCAGACCAACAGGGAATATCGTTTTATgtctctgatttttttgagaaatttcatgaGGCTGATGAAATCACGGTTCATAATGACCTTCTTGAAAATATTCCCAGAGTGTTGGAGGAGGAGGACGTGGCAGGATTGGAGATTGTCCCGAGTGGGGACGAAATTAAACAAGCTgtttgggatttagatcctgtaagctctccaggtcctgatgggttcccaGGTAGTTTCTTCAGGCGATGTTGGACTATTGTTGAGGGTGATTTTTGCAGGGCAGTGAAAAAATTCTTTGAGGAAGGGCGGCTTCCTAAAGGAATAAATAACTGCTTTATTTCCTTGATCCCCAAAGTTGAGGGGGCGGCCTCTCTAGATAGGTTTCGACctatatgtatggggaatttttactGCAAAGTGATATCAAAAATTCTATCTTCAAGATTACTTGTTGTTTTGCCTAAATTGATTTCGGAAGAGCAAGGCGCTTTCCAGCAGGGTAAAATAATTTCAGCAAATATCAGCCTCGCCTCAGAACTGTCAAATTTGATGCATTCTTCAGTTAGGGGTGGTGGAATGGGACTGAAGCTCGATGTTCAAAAGGC AGTATCAATTTTGGTGAATGGTGGCCCGGTGGGGTTCTTTGGGGTTGGTAGAGGTCTCCGACAAGGAGATCCTTtgtctccctttttatttattctggcaGAAGAGGTTCTCTGTAGAGGTCTTAGAAGCATGGTTCAGAATGGTTTGATAAAGTCTCTTCCTGGGCCTCGAGGTGTGTTAACTCCCtcccatttattgtttgctgatgacattttcattttcattaatgcATCTGCTCAGTTTGTCAAAAATCTTAAggcttttcttgataaatatcag ATTGATGGTTCGCTGAAAACTAcctacctttcctcttcgaTATGGCCTGGTCTTAAAAAGGTGTGGCGGTGGGTACAGTCTCATGAGCAATGGACTGTTGGGAATGGTCAgaggataaatttttggaaagatagctGGCTGGGAAAGAAGTCTATTGAGGAGATGTATGGTTCGCAGTTAGATATCTTTGATTCGATGCAGGCAAAGGTTTCTGATTTCATTTGCCAAGATGAATGGAATTTTCCCCAG